In the genome of Dioscorea cayenensis subsp. rotundata cultivar TDr96_F1 chromosome 1, TDr96_F1_v2_PseudoChromosome.rev07_lg8_w22 25.fasta, whole genome shotgun sequence, one region contains:
- the LOC120261481 gene encoding uncharacterized protein LOC120261481 isoform X2, whose product MKMWALESMVLLLILIFSNVLGSKGMGFNLSMGVFVDGPAIWLSDGVNIPMFNEKEVYKLSIEAVCGLAWPPDRFIIQLLDDSTDQLLR is encoded by the exons ATGAAGATGTGGGCATTGGAATCCATGGTGCTGCTTCTGATCTTGATTTTCTCCAATGTTTTGGGATCCAAAGGCATGGGGTTCAATCTCAGTATGGGTGTTTTCGTTGATGGTCCGGCTATCTGGCTCTCCGATGGTGTCAAT ATCCCCATGTTCAATGAGAAAGAG GTGTATAAGCTGTCAATTGAAGCTGTTTGTGGATTGGCATGGCCGCCGGACAGGTTCATAATCCAATTGCTGGATGATTCCACAGACCAATTGTTAAG GTAA
- the LOC120261481 gene encoding uncharacterized protein LOC120261481 isoform X1 produces MKMWALESMVLLLILIFSNVLGSKGMGFNLSMGVFVDGPAIWLSDGVNIPMFNEKEVYKLSIEAVCGLAWPPDRFIIQLLDDSTDQLLRYLMLKLITFTNLLELCFLVEILLNLRGVVLMEPIFLLFWKCLILF; encoded by the exons ATGAAGATGTGGGCATTGGAATCCATGGTGCTGCTTCTGATCTTGATTTTCTCCAATGTTTTGGGATCCAAAGGCATGGGGTTCAATCTCAGTATGGGTGTTTTCGTTGATGGTCCGGCTATCTGGCTCTCCGATGGTGTCAAT ATCCCCATGTTCAATGAGAAAGAG GTGTATAAGCTGTCAATTGAAGCTGTTTGTGGATTGGCATGGCCGCCGGACAGGTTCATAATCCAATTGCTGGATGATTCCACAGACCAATTGTTAAGGTACCTCATGCTCAAATTAATTACATTTACTAATTTGcttgaactttgttttcttgtagaAATTTTACTGAATTTAAGAGGTGTGGTGTTAATGGAACCAATCTTCCTACTGTTTTGGAAGTGCTTAATTCTATTCTAG